GTGCTGCGCAATGTCATGGAGCGTTTCGCCGCCCCCGCGGCACGCGCCAAACTGGCATTGAGCATCAGCCAGAGTTGCGACGCCACCATTGAAGGCGATCAGCTGGGTCTGGTCCGGATGATCTCCAATATCGTGGAGAACTCTCTGCGCTTCACCCAACCGGGCGGACAGATCGCGCTGGCCGCCTATCAAGCCGATGACGGGGTGGTGATCGAGATCACCGATACCGGCATCGGCATGAACCAGGAGCGCCTGGCGACATTGTCCCAGCCGTTCGCGCTTGGCGATGCGACATTCACCCGCGAGGGCATGGGGCCAGGTCTGGGCATTTCGATTGCGCGCGCCATTGCCGAACTGAGCGGCGGTCGTCTGGTGATCGACTCCAGTCCCTCGCTTGGCACCACTGTCGCAATCTCCCTGCCGCTGCAGGTGACCAGCGACGTTTCCGTCGCCGCCTGAGATCACAACTCCTTCAGAGCGTGCGCGCCTTGGCGTACCATTGTGCCGCTGCCGCAGAGACCTCGGCCCGCATATCGGCCAAATCGATCTCGAGCCGCCCGAAATCGGGATAGTGCGTCAAACCTGCCAGCAATTCCTTGAACGCATTGGGCCAGGGCTCATCCTTGAGCGGGTCGATCAGCGCTGCTGTCATCACCTGCATCACCGTGGAATAGACCTGATGGATTTCGGCAAGGCGCCGACCAGCGGGCACGAGATCGGTTTCGCTGAGCCGTACCAAGACCTGCGCCGGGGTTGCCTGAGGCAAGGCAATGGTCTTGCCGGCGACCAATTGGGCGGATTGCGCGATGAATTCGAGATCGACCAGACCACCATCGGCCAGCTTGAGATCAAATGCGTGCCGGGGGGGCCGCTCCTTGCCCATCAGACCGCGCATTTCGACAACATCATCAATGGTCTTGGACGCATCGCGCGCGCGCGACATCACGGTCGAGATGGCGTCGGCGACGGCATAACCAAAGCTGTCATCGGCCAGCACAACGCGGGCGCGGCTGAGCGCCAGATGCTCCCAGGTCCAGGCATTGTCGCGGTGATAGGCGCTAAAGCCAGCCAGGCTGGTGGCAAGCGGGCCGGCATTGCCTGAGGGGCGCAGGCGCATATCGGCTTCATAGAGCACGCCCTCGGCCGTCGGGGCGGTTATGGCGGCAACCAGACGCTGGGTCAGACGGGTATAGTACTGATTGGTGCTGAGCGGCTTTTCACCGTCGGATTCGCCATCCGGTGCGTCGTAAAGCAGAATAAAGTCGAGATCGGAGGCGACAGTCATCTCTCGGCTGGCCATCTTGCCGAAGGCCAGCAGCGCCACCGTGCCACCGGCCATAATGCCGTGGCGGCGTTCAAACTCGGACCGGACGCTACCGAACAGGCGATTGAGCAGGGTTTCGGCAAGGGCGGTGAACTGCTCCCCGGCCCCATGCGCATCAACCGTGCCCGAAAGCAGGCCTGCGGCGATCAGGAACTTCTGCTCCTGCCCGATAATGCGGGCGCGGTCGATGACCTCCTCATAGGAGCGGGCATCCGCCAGAAAGGCATCGACCTTGGCCACCAGCACATCACGATGGGTCACATCATTGGCAAAGGCGGGGTCGATCAATCCATCCATGACATGGGCGCGATGAATGACGGCCTCGGACATGCGGGGTGCCGACGCCATTAACTGCACCAGCAGTGTGCGCAGGCTGGGGTGATTGCGCAGCAGGGCAAACAGTTGCACGCCCGTGGGCAGGCGCGACAGGAAATTGTCGAACTTGGCCAATGCCGCATCGGCATTGCCGGCATTGCTTAGTGTGGTCAGCAGCGCGGGCAGCAATTCTGTGAGATGGCCCCGGGCCGCAGAAGCACGGGTGGCGGGATAGCTGCCATAGTGCCACTTGCGGACAATCTCGATGACCTTGGATGCATCGCCAAAGCCCATATTGGTCAGGGTTTCAAGCGTGCCTGGATCGTCGTCATTGCCGGTAAAGACCAGATTGCCTTCCCCACTCCCAAGGCTTTCGCCCTCGGTGAACAGTTCGGAATAATAGGCCGAGACCAGCTCCAGCGCGCCGCGATAGTCGGCCTCGAACTGGCGCAGATCGGGCTGTCCCATCAACTGGCCAATAATTGCCACCTCTTCGGGGGTGGCGGGCATGACATGGGTCTGTTCGTCACGCAGCATCTGCAGACGGTTTTCGACAGCGCGCAGATACCAATAGGTATGGCGCAGCTCGGAGGCGGCGCGTGGGGTGATCCAGTTGGCATCGGCCAACGCTGCCAGCGCATGGGCAGTCGGCTTGACGCGCAGCGTCTTGTCGCGGCCACCGGCAATCAATTGCTGGGTCTGGGTGAAGAACTCGATCTCGCGAATACCGCCACGGCCAAGCTTGACGTTGTGTCCCTCAACGCGGATATCGCCGACATTCTTGGCGATATTGATCTGGCGCTTCATGGCCTGGATATCGGCGATGGTGGCGAAGTCGAGATGCTTACGCCAGACATAGGGAGCCAGTTCCTTGAGGAAGGCCTTGCCCACTTCCTTGTCGCCAGCGCAGGCGCGCGCCTTGATCCAGGCGGCACGCTCCCAGTTCTGGCCCCGGCTTTCGTAATAGGACAGCGCGGCATCGAACGAGATGGCGACAGGGGTCGAGCCAGGGTCGGGCCGCAGCCGCAGATCGGTGCGGAACACATAGCCATGGGCCTGCCGCTCCTCCATCAGGCCGACCAGCTTCTGGACCATGCGCGAATAGATCTTGGTGGCTTCCAACGGATCCTTGAGCACGCCCTTTTCGGGATCGTAGAACACCACAATATCGATATCGGAGGAGTAGTTCAGCTCCTGCCCGCCATGCTTGCCCAAGGCGAAAATGGCGAGACCGGAATTGGCCGCATTGGCCTGTTCGGGCTCCAGGGTCAGTTGGCCCCGCTCGGCAGCCTGCCGCATCAACATGTTGAGTGCGGCATCAAGGGCCGCGTCAGCCAGATGGGACAGCGCGGCTGTGGCCTGCGCGGTGGTCCAGGCGCCGCCGGTTTCGGCGACGGCTGCCAGCAAGGCGGTACGCCCCTTGGCAATGCGCAGCAGCGGGGCGAGTTCGGCTTCGTCGGCGGCACTGCGCCCGGCAGTGTCGACCGCTTCGATGATGTCGGTGAAGGCACCGTCAGGATTATCGCTGAGCGCCTCGACGAACCAATCAAGATTGGTCTGCGCCAACGCGAGCAGATAAGGCGCTGATTCCAGCAGCGGCCCGATAGCGGGCGCATTGGGCTTAAGGGCAGCGCGCTGGTCAGCCGAGGCCTCTGCGAGCCATGCGTCAAAGACCGGCGTTTTGATCGGAGGCAGGGCGTTCAGTGTTGTGACCATAGGCACATGGTTATCTTGGCGCCGTGCAACGGGCAAGGTGGGCGCGCATCACACAGCGGCGGCGGGCAGATCGATCACGGCGCGCACGCCGGGATCATTGTCCTCGATACGGAAGCTGCCGCCATGCAGGCTCGCAACGGCATTGACCAGTGACAGACCCAGACCCGAGCCGACTTCGGAACGGCTCTTTTCGAGGCGCACGAAGCGTTCAATGGCCCGCTTGCGGTCGGCCTCGGGAATGCCAGGACCATTATCGGCCACTTCGATAAGGACACGATTGCCGGCCTGGCGCAGCCCGACAGTAATCCGCCCCTGCCCCTCGCCATGGGGTTTGGCGTATTTGACGGCGTTTTCGAGCAGATTGACCATGGCCTGGCCGATCAGTTCGCGATTGGCATGCAGGTGCACCGCGTCAGCGATGGAGGTTTCCACCACAATGCCTTCATCCTCCGCCACCGGCCCATAGAGCTCGGCAACGTCGGCAACGATGGCGCTGACGTCCACATCGCTCAAGGCGCCCGAAGGAGCCCCGGCTTCGGCACGGGCAATCATCAACAGCGCGTTGAAGGTCTGGATCAGCCGGTCACTCTCGGCAATGGTGGTCTCGAGCGCCAGCTGCCGGGTTTCGTCGCTGGCGCCTTCACGCAGGGCGGACTCGGCCTGATTGCGCAGTCGGGTCAGCGGCGTCTTGAGATCGTGGGCCACATTGTCGGTGACCTCCTTGAGGCCCTGCAGCAGCTGCTCAATGCGGTCGAGCATGGCGTTCAGATTGGTGGCAAGCCCATCGAATTCGTCATTGCGCTTGGTGACCGGCACGCGCTCGGACAGGTTACCCGACATGATCTTGGTGGAGGTGTCGCGGATGGTGTCGATGCGGCGCAGCACGCGTTGCGCGGTTATGCCGCCCGCAATGATGGAGAACAGAATGATGCCCAGCACGCCAATCAGGAAACTCTGAATGATGATCGCCGAGAAGCCTCGCCGCTCGATCACGTCGCGCCCGACCACCAGTCGCATGCCATTGCTCAGCTCGACCGAACGCACCACGGCATAGCCTGATTTGGCGCGCGGCGGGCGTCCGTCGGTCTGATTGGTGGTGTCGGTCAGCGCCTCGGCGCGCTCGTAGTCGAAGCCGTAGGTGCCGGGGGTAACCAGCACCTCGGCGGGTACATCGGTGATATTGCCAAGCAGATACTGGCCAGAAGCGTCCCCGAGATAGTAGACGCCGGGCCCGGGTGAGCGCGATACGCGCTCGACGGCGAAAGCCACCGCGCGCACGCCCTGATTGGTGTCGATGCGCTGCAGTACCCGCACTTCGCGGTCGATATCGTCGGCCTGCTGGCGCTGGATCGAGATGCTGGACTGCCAGCCGATAAAGCCCAGCAGCAGGATCGAAAATATCCCGAAGATCAGGATAAACGTTGCCGTCAGCCGGACCGTGGATGTGCGCCAGAGCTGGGCAATGGTGTTCACAAGGCTACTCGCGGATCATGTAACCAGCGCCGCGCACGGTCTGCAGCAAGGGGCTGGCATGCCCCTTGTCGACCTTGGAGCGCAGGCGCGACATGTGGACGTCAATGACATTGGTCTGGGGGTCGAAGTGGTAGTCCCAGACATTTTCAAGCAGCATGGTACGGGTCACCACCTTGCCGGCATTCTTCATGAGATATTCGAGCAGGCGGAATTCACGTGGCTGGAGCAGGATGGTTTCGCCATCGCGTTCGACCTTGCGGGAGAGACGATCCAGGGTCAGGCCGCCCACGGCATAATTGGTGGCGGCTTCGGAGGGGCTGGAGCGGCGCGCCAGCACTTCGACGCGGGCCAGCAATTCGGTAAAGGCATAGGGCTTGGTGAGATAGTCATCACCGCCGGCGCGCAGGCCGGTGACGCGGTCATCAACCTCGCCCAGCGCCGAGAGAATGAGAACAGGGGTTTTGTCGTCTTCAGCGCGCAGCGACTCAACGATGGACAGGCCATCGCGGCGCGGCAGCATGCGATCAACGATCAGCACGTCATAATCCATGCCCGAAGCCATGGCGTAACCGGTTTCGCCGTCGGCGGCGTGGTGGGTAATATGACCGGCTTCATCGAGCGCCTGGATCAGGTAGCTCGCTGCTTCGCGGTCATCTTCGATCAACAAAATCTTCACCGCGGTGCCCCCGGGATACTGATGGGAAATGGCCCCGGAGCAATGCCCCGGAGCCGTACTGGTTTATTCGCTCAGTGGCAGGCCGACGAAGCGGGCTTGACCGTCGCGGCTGGCCTTGACCAGAGCGGTGTTGAGGCCCTTGGCCTTGACCGCATCAAGCGCAGCTTCGAACTCGTCGAGGCTGGAGACGGCCGTGTTGTTGACTTCCAGAATGGCGTCGCCGATGGCGAGACCCTTCTTGGCAGCTTCAGATCCCTCTTCAACGTCCTGGATCAGCAGACCGCCCGTACCATCGGAATTGGGCACAAGGGTCAGCCCAACGCTGGACTTGGTGGGGATTTCAGCCGGTGGTGTGGGCTGTGCTGGTTCCTCAACGGCCGGTGCTTCCTCGTTGAGAGTCTGCAGCTTGACCGACAGCTTGGTCTCGGCACCATCGCGCCAGATGGTCAGCTCAACGGTGGACTCGGGGGCCTTGCCGGCAATGGTGCGGCTGAGGTCGAGTGCATCGTCGATCGGATCGCCGTCGACTGCGGTGATGATGTCGCCCGACTTGACGCCAGCAGCGCCGGCAGGGCCGTCAGAGGCAGGCTCGCGGACAATGGCACCCTTGGCATCGGCCAGGCCAACACCGTCAGCAATGTCACGGGTGACATCCTGAATGGACACGCCAAGATAGCCGCGGGTTACCGAGCCATCATCGATCAACTGCTGGACGATACCCTTGACGGTAGCCGCGGGGATCGCAAAGGCGATACCGACATTGCCGCCATTGGGCGAATAGATGGCGGTGTTGACACCGACCACTTCACCCTGGGTATTAAAGGCCGGGCCACCGGAGTTAC
The DNA window shown above is from Devosia litorisediminis and carries:
- a CDS encoding HAMP domain-containing sensor histidine kinase, producing the protein MNTIAQLWRTSTVRLTATFILIFGIFSILLLGFIGWQSSISIQRQQADDIDREVRVLQRIDTNQGVRAVAFAVERVSRSPGPGVYYLGDASGQYLLGNITDVPAEVLVTPGTYGFDYERAEALTDTTNQTDGRPPRAKSGYAVVRSVELSNGMRLVVGRDVIERRGFSAIIIQSFLIGVLGIILFSIIAGGITAQRVLRRIDTIRDTSTKIMSGNLSERVPVTKRNDEFDGLATNLNAMLDRIEQLLQGLKEVTDNVAHDLKTPLTRLRNQAESALREGASDETRQLALETTIAESDRLIQTFNALLMIARAEAGAPSGALSDVDVSAIVADVAELYGPVAEDEGIVVETSIADAVHLHANRELIGQAMVNLLENAVKYAKPHGEGQGRITVGLRQAGNRVLIEVADNGPGIPEADRKRAIERFVRLEKSRSEVGSGLGLSLVNAVASLHGGSFRIEDNDPGVRAVIDLPAAAV
- a CDS encoding bifunctional [glutamine synthetase] adenylyltransferase/[glutamine synthetase]-adenylyl-L-tyrosine phosphorylase, with translation MVTTLNALPPIKTPVFDAWLAEASADQRAALKPNAPAIGPLLESAPYLLALAQTNLDWFVEALSDNPDGAFTDIIEAVDTAGRSAADEAELAPLLRIAKGRTALLAAVAETGGAWTTAQATAALSHLADAALDAALNMLMRQAAERGQLTLEPEQANAANSGLAIFALGKHGGQELNYSSDIDIVVFYDPEKGVLKDPLEATKIYSRMVQKLVGLMEERQAHGYVFRTDLRLRPDPGSTPVAISFDAALSYYESRGQNWERAAWIKARACAGDKEVGKAFLKELAPYVWRKHLDFATIADIQAMKRQINIAKNVGDIRVEGHNVKLGRGGIREIEFFTQTQQLIAGGRDKTLRVKPTAHALAALADANWITPRAASELRHTYWYLRAVENRLQMLRDEQTHVMPATPEEVAIIGQLMGQPDLRQFEADYRGALELVSAYYSELFTEGESLGSGEGNLVFTGNDDDPGTLETLTNMGFGDASKVIEIVRKWHYGSYPATRASAARGHLTELLPALLTTLSNAGNADAALAKFDNFLSRLPTGVQLFALLRNHPSLRTLLVQLMASAPRMSEAVIHRAHVMDGLIDPAFANDVTHRDVLVAKVDAFLADARSYEEVIDRARIIGQEQKFLIAAGLLSGTVDAHGAGEQFTALAETLLNRLFGSVRSEFERRHGIMAGGTVALLAFGKMASREMTVASDLDFILLYDAPDGESDGEKPLSTNQYYTRLTQRLVAAITAPTAEGVLYEADMRLRPSGNAGPLATSLAGFSAYHRDNAWTWEHLALSRARVVLADDSFGYAVADAISTVMSRARDASKTIDDVVEMRGLMGKERPPRHAFDLKLADGGLVDLEFIAQSAQLVAGKTIALPQATPAQVLVRLSETDLVPAGRRLAEIHQVYSTVMQVMTAALIDPLKDEPWPNAFKELLAGLTHYPDFGRLEIDLADMRAEVSAAAAQWYAKARTL
- a CDS encoding response regulator transcription factor, which produces MKILLIEDDREAASYLIQALDEAGHITHHAADGETGYAMASGMDYDVLIVDRMLPRRDGLSIVESLRAEDDKTPVLILSALGEVDDRVTGLRAGGDDYLTKPYAFTELLARVEVLARRSSPSEAATNYAVGGLTLDRLSRKVERDGETILLQPREFRLLEYLMKNAGKVVTRTMLLENVWDYHFDPQTNVIDVHMSRLRSKVDKGHASPLLQTVRGAGYMIRE
- a CDS encoding Do family serine endopeptidase; the protein is MRPSIMKRTSQWLGASALALMIGIGGVSTAYVITGQTANAQVQNAAQIVVPQAVQPHAGFADLVEAVKPAVVSILVEAQESPRNVQRGGGQFDFNFPDLPEGHPFRDFFDQFGQQNPRGGNDNSGEAPRPRQFMAAGSGFVISADGYVVTNNHVVENATKVTVVFDDGVEQEATIVGTDERTDLAVLKIEGTDLPFVKFESESSRVGDWVVAVGNPFGLGGTVTVGVISGSGRNIGGSNYGDFLQIDAAVNTGNSGGPAFNTQGEVVGVNTAIYSPNGGNVGIAFAIPAATVKGIVQQLIDDGSVTRGYLGVSIQDVTRDIADGVGLADAKGAIVREPASDGPAGAAGVKSGDIITAVDGDPIDDALDLSRTIAGKAPESTVELTIWRDGAETKLSVKLQTLNEEAPAVEEPAQPTPPAEIPTKSSVGLTLVPNSDGTGGLLIQDVEEGSEAAKKGLAIGDAILEVNNTAVSSLDEFEAALDAVKAKGLNTALVKASRDGQARFVGLPLSE